GAAAAGAATTAGACCGGAGTACATTTCACATGTTACTGCAAAAGTTAACAATAAAACTATTTATGATATCGCAACTAGTGCATATTTAAATAAGACTCCATTATTAAGTTTTCAATATAAATCTCATGCAAAAAATGACATTATTGAGTTTTTTATTACAGACAATAATGGAAAACAGATAAAACAATCTATTCAAGTGGATCATAGCAAAAGAAAGCAAACTATTACAAAACCAGAAAACATATATTTTTTAACTGATAGTAATCTCACTAAACCAAAATTATGGGAAGCAACAACAACAAAAGAGGCTATCAATGAACTATATGGTTCAATCACTCCTATAAATGGGCATATTAAACTCACTGTGCCATCTCTTGTTGCTAACCATCGTGATGTTCCCATACATATTCAATCGAATGAAAACCTAGAATCATTTGCAATTTTTATAGATAAAAATCCACGTCCTACTATTGCAGTAGTTACCAATCCACTAGATGGTATTATTGATTATAAATTTCTACTAAGAATGGTGACCACTCTAGATGACGTCTATTATCCTATAACAATAATAGGTAAAGGTAGAGATGGAAAGTTTTATCAAGTTAAAGATGTGTTGAATCTACCGTGTTCCATGGATGAAAAAATTTGATGAGGAAAGACTAAAAAAAGAAGCATTTGAGAAACCTTATAATCTAACATATTTTATAAGGTTATTCGCTGTAGCGACGTTTGCAGGCTATAAATTCTCCTCTATCAACAGAAAACCTTATAAAATGTTCTATATAGGAGGTTTTATAATGAAATTGGATTTAATGAAAATCTTTTTATCTAATTAAATCAAGATTCTTCAACATCTGCCAATGTCAAAGCAAAAAGTACGTTGACCCCGTGAGAGATCAGTACTTTTTGTGCCTCTTGCAGTGTGATACCCGTTGTAATGATGTCATCTACGAGTATCACATCCATATCTGATTTGCCTTTATAGAGAAAATCCCTGGGGTTTTCCAGACGAAACTGTAGATTTTTACCCGAATAGTTCACTCTGTTTCGTGCCATGAGTACACTGTGTTGTATGATGGAGTTCTTTGTCTTCATCGCTCTTGTCAGAAGTGACACATGAGAGTAGCCGCTTTTAACATATTCATCTATGCCTACGATGTAGACATCTCTGTCATCAGACTCAACAAATTCTTCCATGAAGGGTTTCATGGTCATGTTGGCCAACGCTTTGTAGATACGGTATCCTTCGGGTTTGTGTTTAGTGTGCAGCAGTGTTTCAAGGGTAGAGTACTTAAAAAAGCTAATGACATCCAGTGTTCCTACTTTTCGTGTACTGATCGTAGGTATAAACAGTTGTTCCACACA
The sequence above is drawn from the Sulfurovum sp. TSL1 genome and encodes:
- a CDS encoding thiosulfate oxidation carrier complex protein SoxZ, encoding MKRIKLNYFFIILLLLTLNINAYSNDFRIIRAQAVLDGNIVKIKVQIKSNMIDKDTALRKRIRPEYISHVTAKVNNKTIYDIATSAYLNKTPLLSFQYKSHAKNDIIEFFITDNNGKQIKQSIQVDHSKRKQTITKPENIYFLTDSNLTKPKLWEATTTKEAINELYGSITPINGHIKLTVPSLVANHRDVPIHIQSNENLESFAIFIDKNPRPTIAVVTNPLDGIIDYKFLLRMVTTLDDVYYPITIIGKGRDGKFYQVKDVLNLPCSMDEKI
- a CDS encoding ComF family protein is translated as MRCFSCSKLSIKIICKQCVEQLFIPTISTRKVGTLDVISFFKYSTLETLLHTKHKPEGYRIYKALANMTMKPFMEEFVESDDRDVYIVGIDEYVKSGYSHVSLLTRAMKTKNSIIQHSVLMARNRVNYSGKNLQFRLENPRDFLYKGKSDMDVILVDDIITTGITLQEAQKVLISHGVNVLFALTLADVEES